In a single window of the Streptomyces sp. NBC_00285 genome:
- a CDS encoding PP2C family protein-serine/threonine phosphatase — translation MMCIKAAVPRVGSLRRVLVTGLPTMWGAVAVTYKLTCPLAQQDALGARVVTSAVFFAVGTGLIIHVRHALLRELRQARRVAGLAQRVLLRPLPPRIDGLAVAAAQLSADRGAVIGGDLYEAVATEHGVRVVMGDVRGHGLAAIGTAAAVLGSFREAVHDEPELGGVLRRLDRALGRHLRELHRAEHPAAGPEPDGSVAEEFVTVLLLEIGRDGEMRALNCGHPWPYLISGAVVEPLSGADPLPPLGPFPLPGDLSGLRCGPLRPGETLVLHTDGAEDARDARGRFFSLTKALQEAVGAPPQAVLGAVFTALLNHTGDTPKDDVALLALRNDRQHIHPAGARGTARQTATHPQPTRHL, via the coding sequence ATGATGTGCATCAAGGCTGCGGTCCCCCGGGTGGGGTCGCTGCGCCGTGTGCTGGTGACGGGGCTGCCCACCATGTGGGGCGCTGTCGCCGTCACCTACAAGTTGACCTGCCCGCTCGCGCAGCAGGACGCGCTGGGCGCGCGGGTCGTCACCAGTGCCGTGTTCTTCGCGGTGGGCACCGGACTGATCATCCATGTCCGGCATGCCCTGCTGCGCGAACTGCGGCAGGCCCGCCGGGTCGCCGGCCTCGCCCAGAGGGTGCTGCTGCGGCCGCTGCCCCCGCGCATCGACGGGCTGGCCGTCGCCGCGGCCCAGCTCTCCGCCGACCGGGGCGCAGTCATCGGCGGTGACCTGTACGAGGCCGTCGCCACGGAGCACGGCGTCCGGGTCGTCATGGGGGACGTCCGAGGACACGGACTGGCCGCCATCGGTACGGCCGCCGCCGTCCTCGGCAGCTTCCGCGAGGCCGTGCACGACGAGCCCGAACTCGGCGGGGTGCTGCGCAGACTGGACCGCGCGCTGGGCCGTCACCTCAGAGAGCTGCACCGCGCCGAACACCCCGCCGCCGGACCGGAACCTGACGGTTCGGTCGCCGAGGAGTTCGTCACCGTACTGCTCCTGGAGATCGGCAGGGACGGCGAGATGCGCGCCCTGAACTGCGGCCATCCCTGGCCGTACCTGATCAGTGGCGCGGTGGTCGAGCCTCTTTCGGGCGCGGATCCCCTGCCGCCGCTGGGCCCGTTCCCGCTGCCCGGCGATCTGTCGGGGCTGCGGTGCGGCCCGCTGCGGCCGGGCGAGACCCTGGTTCTGCACACGGACGGCGCGGAGGACGCGAGGGACGCGCGTGGCCGGTTCTTCTCCCTGACAAAGGCGCTCCAGGAGGCCGTGGGCGCCCCGCCCCAGGCGGTGTTGGGCGCGGTCTTCACGGCACTGCTGAACCACACGGGAGACACACCGAAGGACGACGTCGCCTTACTGGCGCTTCGCAACGACCGTCAGCACATACACCCCGCAGGCGCGCGGGGAACCGCGCGACAAACCGCGACGCACCCGCAGCCGACCAGGCACCTGTGA
- a CDS encoding DUF1844 domain-containing protein — MSDTPPASPASPDFDDMTRDIAEVPAVEVIVTVAVNLMSAAAVKLGLTEEGDKYKDLDEARKLVTALAGLLDASTTEISSFHAAPLRDGLKSLQLAFREASLVPDEPGQGPGEKYTGPVYG, encoded by the coding sequence ATGAGTGACACCCCTCCCGCGTCTCCCGCCTCCCCCGACTTCGACGACATGACCCGCGACATCGCCGAGGTGCCCGCCGTCGAGGTGATCGTGACGGTCGCCGTCAACCTGATGAGCGCCGCCGCGGTGAAGCTCGGTCTGACCGAGGAGGGCGACAAGTACAAGGACCTGGACGAGGCCCGCAAGCTGGTGACGGCCCTGGCCGGTCTGCTGGACGCGAGCACGACCGAGATCAGCTCCTTCCACGCGGCCCCCCTGCGCGACGGTCTCAAGTCGCTCCAGCTGGCGTTCCGCGAGGCCTCCCTGGTCCCGGACGAGCCTGGCCAGGGCCCCGGCGAGAAGTACACCGGCCCGGTCTACGGCTAG
- a CDS encoding TrmH family RNA methyltransferase: MPTASPEPISPRSPRVSAARRLAKRNFRGKERLFLAEGPQAVREAAGHKDTLVELFATIEAAERYADIVGEAREAGARVHLAAEDVVADISTTVTPQGLVGICRFVDTPFEEILAARPRLVAVLANVRDPGNAGTVLRCADAAGAEAVVLTDASVDLYNPKAVRASVGSLFHLPVAVGVPVEQAVQGLRDAGVRILAADGAGTDDLDDELDRGTMGGPTAWVFGNEAWGLPEETRALADAVVRVPIHGKAESLNLATAAAVCLYASARAQRASGGCRSVTDNQ; this comes from the coding sequence ATGCCCACCGCCTCCCCCGAACCGATCTCCCCCCGCTCCCCTCGCGTCTCGGCCGCCCGACGGCTCGCCAAGCGGAACTTCCGGGGCAAGGAGCGGCTGTTCCTGGCCGAGGGACCGCAGGCCGTGCGCGAGGCGGCCGGGCACAAGGACACGCTCGTCGAACTGTTCGCCACGATCGAGGCCGCGGAGCGGTACGCCGACATCGTGGGGGAGGCCCGGGAGGCCGGGGCGCGGGTGCACCTCGCCGCCGAGGACGTCGTCGCCGACATCTCGACCACCGTCACCCCGCAGGGTCTCGTCGGGATCTGCCGGTTCGTCGACACCCCCTTCGAGGAGATCCTCGCCGCCCGGCCCAGGCTCGTCGCCGTCCTCGCCAACGTGCGGGACCCCGGGAACGCGGGCACCGTGCTCCGCTGCGCCGACGCCGCCGGTGCCGAGGCCGTCGTACTGACCGACGCCTCCGTCGACCTCTACAACCCCAAGGCCGTACGGGCCTCCGTGGGCTCCCTGTTCCACCTGCCCGTCGCCGTCGGGGTGCCGGTGGAGCAGGCCGTTCAGGGGCTGAGGGACGCCGGGGTGCGCATCCTCGCCGCCGACGGGGCCGGCACCGACGACCTCGACGACGAGCTCGACCGGGGGACCATGGGCGGGCCGACCGCGTGGGTGTTCGGGAACGAGGCGTGGGGGCTCCCGGAGGAGACCCGCGCGCTCGCGGACGCCGTGGTGCGCGTTCCGATCCACGGGAAGGCCGAAAGCCTGAACCTCGCCACCGCGGCCGCCGTATGTCTCTATGCGTCAGCCCGTGCACAGCGCGCCTCCGGAGGGTGCCGCTCCGTCACCGATAACCAGTAG
- a CDS encoding SseB family protein has protein sequence MANKNIPDPGFSDDDGSADPRLSAALAAWAEDRAAVGPVLEALKGARLLVPVVAVLGEVEEDEDGLRREKTSDMAVPTLKAGSRTALPAFTSTGSLARWDPEARPVAVPLHQALQAAAHEKADTVVLDLAGPVPFELTGPALLALAEGRTTTDPLADPAVVDAVRAVVADVRAVLRAYLGPGRADGTLALVFEPAVPHDAGVHAVARRLAADETLRARLLRGLDLAVLPAGATPPGEPLYVRG, from the coding sequence GTGGCGAACAAGAACATTCCCGACCCCGGCTTCTCCGACGACGACGGCTCCGCCGATCCCCGGCTGAGCGCGGCGCTCGCGGCCTGGGCCGAGGACCGCGCCGCCGTGGGCCCCGTGCTGGAGGCGCTGAAGGGGGCCCGGCTGCTCGTCCCGGTCGTGGCCGTGCTCGGCGAGGTGGAAGAGGACGAGGACGGGCTGCGCCGCGAGAAGACCAGCGACATGGCCGTCCCCACCCTCAAGGCAGGATCCCGGACCGCCCTGCCGGCCTTCACCTCCACCGGCTCGCTGGCCCGCTGGGACCCGGAGGCCCGCCCCGTCGCCGTACCCCTGCACCAGGCGCTGCAGGCCGCCGCGCACGAGAAGGCCGACACGGTCGTACTGGATCTCGCGGGTCCGGTGCCCTTCGAACTGACCGGCCCCGCGCTGCTCGCCCTCGCCGAGGGGCGTACCACCACGGACCCGCTCGCCGACCCGGCGGTCGTGGACGCGGTGCGTGCCGTGGTCGCCGACGTGCGCGCGGTGCTGCGGGCCTATCTCGGGCCGGGCCGGGCCGACGGCACCCTCGCCCTGGTGTTCGAGCCGGCCGTGCCGCACGACGCCGGCGTCCACGCGGTCGCCCGGCGCCTGGCCGCCGACGAAACACTGAGGGCCCGCCTGTTGCGCGGCCTCGACCTGGCAGTCCTGCCGGCCGGGGCCACGCCTCCGGGCGAGCCCTTGTACGTACGAGGGTGA
- the pheS gene encoding phenylalanine--tRNA ligase subunit alpha, translating into MSAPNKSYDPVEVEALKPEEIERMRDEALAAFAAADSLDALQEAKVAHTGGTSPLALANREIGALPPHAKAAAGKLVGQARGAVSKGLAARQSELEAERDTRVLVEEAVDVTLPYDRVPAGARHPLTTLSERIEDVFVAMGYEVAEGPQVEAEWFNFDALNIGPDHPARGEQDTFFVAGPEGGTESGVVLRTHTSPVQIRSLLSRELPVYVICPGVVYRTDELDATHTPVFRQVELLAIDEGLTMADLKGTLDHMVQSLFGEGMTTRLRPNFFPFTEPSAEMDMECYVCRGESVGNPDRPCRTCSSEGWIELGGCGMVNPKVLTACGVDPEKYSGFAFGFGIERMLMFRHNVEDMRDMVEGDVRFTRPFGMEI; encoded by the coding sequence ATGTCGGCACCGAACAAGTCGTACGACCCTGTAGAGGTCGAGGCCCTGAAACCGGAAGAGATCGAGCGCATGCGGGACGAGGCGCTCGCCGCCTTCGCGGCCGCGGACTCGCTCGACGCGCTCCAGGAGGCCAAGGTCGCCCACACCGGCGGCACCTCGCCGCTGGCCCTCGCCAACCGCGAGATCGGCGCCCTGCCCCCGCACGCCAAGGCGGCCGCCGGCAAGCTCGTCGGCCAGGCCCGGGGCGCGGTCAGCAAGGGCCTCGCCGCTCGCCAGAGCGAGCTGGAGGCCGAGCGGGACACCCGAGTGCTGGTCGAGGAGGCGGTGGACGTCACACTGCCGTACGACCGGGTACCGGCCGGCGCCCGCCACCCGCTCACCACCCTCTCCGAGCGCATCGAGGACGTCTTCGTGGCCATGGGCTACGAGGTCGCCGAGGGCCCGCAGGTCGAGGCCGAGTGGTTCAACTTCGACGCGCTCAACATCGGCCCGGACCACCCGGCCCGCGGTGAGCAGGACACCTTCTTCGTGGCGGGCCCCGAGGGCGGCACCGAGTCCGGCGTCGTGCTGCGCACCCACACCTCGCCCGTGCAGATCCGCTCGCTGCTCTCCCGCGAGCTGCCGGTGTACGTGATCTGCCCCGGCGTCGTCTACCGCACCGACGAGCTGGACGCCACCCACACCCCGGTCTTCCGTCAGGTCGAGCTGTTGGCCATCGACGAGGGCCTCACCATGGCCGACCTCAAGGGCACCCTGGACCACATGGTCCAGTCCCTGTTCGGCGAGGGCATGACGACCCGGCTGCGCCCGAACTTCTTCCCCTTCACCGAGCCGTCCGCCGAGATGGACATGGAGTGCTACGTCTGCCGCGGCGAGTCCGTCGGCAACCCCGACCGCCCCTGCCGCACCTGCTCCTCCGAGGGCTGGATCGAGCTGGGCGGCTGCGGGATGGTCAACCCCAAGGTGCTCACCGCCTGCGGCGTGGACCCGGAGAAGTACAGCGGCTTCGCCTTCGGGTTCGGCATCGAGCGGATGCTGATGTTCCGCCACAACGTCGAGGACATGCGAGACATGGTCGAGGGTGACGTCCGGTTCACCCGGCCGTTCGGGATGGAGATCTGA
- the rplT gene encoding 50S ribosomal protein L20: protein MARVKRAVNAHKKRRAILEAAKGYRGQRSRLYRKAKEQVTHSLVYNYNDRKKRKGDFRRLWIQRINAAARANGMTYNRLIQGLNAANIEVDRKILAELAVNDAPAFAALVEVAQKALPADVNAPKAA from the coding sequence GTGGCACGCGTCAAGCGGGCAGTCAACGCCCACAAGAAGCGCCGGGCGATCCTCGAGGCCGCCAAGGGCTACCGCGGTCAGCGTTCGCGCCTGTACCGCAAGGCCAAGGAGCAGGTCACCCACTCCCTGGTCTACAACTACAACGACCGCAAGAAGCGCAAGGGCGACTTCCGTCGGCTGTGGATCCAGCGCATCAACGCCGCTGCCCGCGCCAACGGCATGACGTACAACCGCCTCATCCAGGGTCTGAACGCCGCCAACATCGAGGTGGACCGCAAGATCCTGGCCGAGCTGGCCGTCAACGACGCGCCCGCCTTCGCGGCGCTCGTCGAGGTCGCCCAGAAGGCCCTCCCGGCGGACGTGAACGCCCCCAAGGCCGCCTGA
- the pheT gene encoding phenylalanine--tRNA ligase subunit beta, which translates to MRVPLSWLREYVDLPATETGRDVQAKLVSAGLEVETVEHLGADLKGPLVVGRVLTIEELTEFKKPIRFCTVDVGTANGTGEPQEIVCGARNFAVGDKVVVVLPGAVLPGNFAIAARKTYGKTSHGMICSGDELGMGDDGSHGIIVLPPESEVGKDAIELLELVDEVLDIAVTANRGDCLSIRGVAREVAIAYGLPLSDPALLDVPGPNAFGYPVQVSDPFGCDRFTARTVTGLSPEARSPLWLQRRLQKVGMRSISLAVDVTNYVMTELGQPLHAYDRTLVQGSIRVRRAAEGEQIKTLDGVTRKLHAEDLVIVDDRGPIGLAGVMGGANTEIADHAEGEGTTDVVIEAAHFDAVSIARTARRHKLSSEASRRFERGVDPQAAAAAAQRTVDLLVLLAGGTAEAGVTEVVAPSAPHTISIPADHPDKVAGVSYGRETVVRRLQEVGCDVYGQDELIVTVPSWRPDLQEINDLAEEVIRLEGYENLPSTLPRPPAGRGLTRRQRLHRRAGRVLAGAGYVEAPSYPFVSEQVFDQLGLAADDPARRVVKLTNPLNDEEPALRTSLLPGLLGALRRNNGRGSHDLALFETGLVFLPREEQRVATVLPVDRRPTDEEIAELDAALPEQPRHVAAVLAGAREQAGWWGAGRPAGWADAVEAGRLVAREAGAELVVRGGRYGPWHPGRCAEFVVGDTVVGHAGELHPRVVKAFGLPARTCAMELDLDLLERVGDDTPQAPSISTFPVATQDVALVVSGEVPHADVEAALREGAGELLEGIRLFDVYENAAQLGEGRKSLAYALRFRAGDRTLTVDEASAARDAAVALAGERTGAVLRA; encoded by the coding sequence ATGCGGGTCCCGCTTTCTTGGCTGCGGGAGTACGTCGACCTGCCGGCGACCGAAACCGGCCGTGACGTCCAGGCCAAGCTCGTTTCCGCGGGCCTCGAGGTCGAGACCGTCGAGCACCTCGGCGCCGACCTCAAGGGCCCCCTCGTCGTCGGCCGGGTGCTGACCATCGAGGAACTGACGGAGTTCAAGAAGCCGATCCGCTTCTGCACCGTCGACGTCGGCACCGCCAACGGCACCGGCGAGCCCCAGGAGATCGTCTGCGGCGCCCGCAACTTCGCCGTCGGCGACAAGGTCGTGGTGGTCCTCCCGGGCGCCGTCCTGCCCGGCAACTTCGCCATCGCCGCACGCAAGACCTACGGCAAGACGTCCCACGGCATGATCTGCTCCGGCGACGAGCTGGGCATGGGCGACGACGGCAGCCACGGCATCATCGTGCTACCCCCGGAGTCCGAGGTCGGCAAGGACGCCATCGAGCTCCTGGAACTGGTCGACGAGGTCCTGGACATCGCCGTCACCGCCAACCGCGGCGACTGCCTGTCCATCCGGGGCGTGGCCCGCGAGGTCGCCATCGCCTACGGCCTCCCGCTGAGCGACCCGGCCCTCCTCGACGTGCCCGGGCCGAACGCCTTCGGCTACCCGGTCCAGGTCTCCGACCCGTTCGGCTGCGACCGCTTCACCGCGCGCACCGTCACCGGTCTGAGCCCCGAGGCCCGCTCCCCGCTCTGGCTCCAGCGTCGGCTCCAGAAGGTCGGCATGCGCTCGATCTCGCTCGCCGTCGACGTCACCAACTACGTGATGACGGAGCTCGGCCAGCCCCTGCACGCCTACGACCGCACTCTGGTCCAGGGCTCCATCCGGGTCCGCCGGGCCGCCGAGGGCGAGCAGATCAAGACCCTCGACGGCGTGACGCGCAAGCTGCACGCCGAGGACCTGGTGATCGTGGACGACCGCGGGCCGATCGGCCTCGCCGGGGTCATGGGCGGCGCCAACACGGAGATCGCCGATCACGCGGAGGGTGAGGGCACCACCGACGTCGTCATCGAGGCCGCCCACTTCGACGCGGTCTCCATCGCCCGTACGGCCCGTCGCCACAAGCTCTCCTCCGAGGCGTCCCGGCGCTTCGAGCGCGGTGTCGACCCGCAGGCCGCCGCCGCTGCAGCCCAGCGCACGGTCGACCTGCTGGTGCTGCTCGCGGGCGGCACTGCCGAGGCCGGTGTCACCGAGGTCGTCGCCCCGTCCGCCCCGCACACCATCAGCATCCCGGCGGACCACCCCGACAAGGTCGCGGGTGTCTCCTACGGCCGCGAGACCGTCGTACGGCGTCTGCAGGAGGTCGGCTGCGACGTGTACGGACAGGACGAGCTGATCGTCACCGTGCCGTCCTGGCGTCCCGACCTCCAGGAGATCAACGACCTGGCCGAAGAGGTCATCCGGCTGGAGGGCTACGAGAACCTGCCCTCCACGCTGCCCAGGCCGCCCGCAGGCCGTGGCCTGACCCGGCGCCAGCGGCTGCATCGCCGGGCGGGCCGGGTGCTGGCCGGTGCCGGGTACGTCGAGGCGCCGAGCTACCCCTTCGTCTCCGAGCAGGTCTTCGACCAGCTGGGCCTCGCGGCCGACGACCCGGCCCGCCGGGTCGTGAAGCTGACGAACCCGCTGAACGACGAGGAGCCCGCGCTCCGTACGTCGCTGCTGCCGGGTCTGCTCGGTGCGCTGCGGCGCAACAACGGCCGGGGCTCGCACGATCTGGCGCTGTTCGAGACCGGGCTGGTCTTCCTGCCGCGCGAGGAGCAGCGCGTCGCCACGGTGCTGCCCGTCGACCGGCGTCCCACGGACGAGGAGATCGCCGAACTGGACGCCGCGCTGCCGGAGCAGCCGCGCCATGTCGCCGCCGTGCTCGCCGGCGCGCGTGAGCAGGCCGGCTGGTGGGGCGCCGGCCGTCCGGCCGGGTGGGCCGACGCCGTCGAGGCCGGACGCCTGGTCGCGCGTGAGGCCGGGGCCGAACTGGTCGTGCGGGGCGGCCGGTACGGGCCGTGGCACCCGGGGCGCTGCGCCGAGTTCGTGGTCGGTGACACCGTCGTGGGGCACGCCGGTGAGCTGCATCCGCGGGTGGTGAAGGCGTTCGGGCTGCCTGCGCGTACCTGCGCGATGGAGCTGGACCTCGACCTGCTGGAGCGGGTCGGCGACGACACTCCGCAGGCGCCGAGCATCTCGACGTTCCCGGTGGCCACGCAGGATGTCGCGCTGGTCGTCTCCGGTGAGGTTCCGCATGCCGATGTGGAGGCCGCGCTGCGGGAAGGCGCGGGCGAACTGCTCGAGGGCATCCGGCTGTTCGACGTGTACGAGAACGCTGCGCAGCTGGGCGAGGGCAGGAAGTCGCTGGCGTACGCGCTGCGGTTCCGCGCGGGTGACCGGACGCTGACGGTCGATGAGGCGTCCGCGGCTCGGGATGCGGCTGTTGCCCTTGCGGGCGAGCGGACCGGGGCCGTACTGAGGGCCTAG
- a CDS encoding serine hydrolase, producing MESSRAARRRARSVPRRSLMYTALATVAVVGVTAGGTVYVKAQAHSAGSAVSSAAAPVSSSPAATTQEAAVTEPVDLDALLADAMKSVSVTGHAKVSAAVLDLGSGDSAVYGDGVFDTASIVKVDILAALLLRHQEAGTKLSTQEKAYATTMIENSDNASASALWSIIGKASGLDAANETLGLTGTEGGDGALWGLTQTTAADQLTLLQQVFGDDSELSEGSRSYLQGLMGRIEADQHWGVSAAADGSGWALKNGWLPRSTTGLWDINSVGRVTVDGHDYLVAVLSNGNATQAKGISLVEAAAKAAVSVFTGASASPNATSAAVVR from the coding sequence ATGGAGTCCTCCAGAGCCGCCAGACGCCGGGCCCGCAGTGTCCCGCGCCGGTCCCTGATGTACACCGCGCTCGCCACCGTCGCCGTCGTCGGCGTCACGGCCGGGGGGACGGTCTATGTGAAGGCGCAGGCGCACTCCGCGGGCAGCGCCGTATCGTCGGCGGCGGCGCCGGTCTCGTCCTCCCCGGCGGCCACGACTCAGGAGGCGGCCGTGACGGAGCCGGTGGATCTCGACGCGCTGCTCGCCGACGCCATGAAGTCGGTGAGTGTGACGGGCCACGCGAAGGTGTCGGCGGCGGTCCTCGACCTCGGGTCGGGCGACAGCGCGGTGTACGGCGACGGCGTCTTCGACACGGCGAGCATCGTCAAGGTCGACATCCTGGCGGCGCTGCTGCTCCGGCACCAGGAGGCGGGCACGAAGCTGAGCACGCAGGAGAAGGCGTACGCCACCACGATGATCGAGAACAGCGACAACGCGTCGGCGTCCGCGCTGTGGAGCATCATCGGGAAGGCCTCAGGGCTCGACGCCGCCAACGAGACATTGGGGCTGACCGGCACCGAGGGCGGCGACGGCGCGCTGTGGGGGCTCACCCAGACCACGGCGGCCGACCAGCTCACCCTGCTCCAGCAGGTGTTCGGGGACGACTCGGAGCTGAGCGAGGGCTCACGGTCGTATCTCCAGGGCCTGATGGGTCGGATAGAGGCCGATCAGCACTGGGGTGTCTCGGCCGCGGCGGACGGCTCCGGCTGGGCGCTGAAGAACGGCTGGCTGCCCCGCAGCACGACCGGGCTGTGGGACATCAACAGCGTCGGACGGGTCACGGTGGACGGCCACGACTATCTGGTGGCCGTGCTGTCGAACGGCAACGCGACGCAGGCGAAGGGGATCTCGCTGGTGGAGGCGGCGGCGAAGGCGGCCGTGTCGGTGTTCACCGGTGCGTCCGCGTCGCCGAACGCCACGTCCGCGGCCGTCGTCCGGTGA
- a CDS encoding sensor histidine kinase: MSVGTRSAQGVSEACTGGPAELGIDPDQLPDGLVVADEQGRVICFNAAAARITALPAEDALGQRLEKALPLEDLEGRRWWQLTDPYGGLAIRRRQPERNLLLPGGREVLVSATYVRTEPTGPVHRVVVSLRDTEARRRTERSHAELIAIVAHELRSPLTSVKGFTATLLAKWERFTDDQKRLMLETVDADADRVTRLIAELLDISRIDSGRLELRRQPVDIGAAVGRHIQAYVAAGLAADRFLLRLEQPLPALWADPDKIDQVLSNLLENAVRHGEGTVTIDITPTASPREGEDIGTSVTVSDEGPGIPEESMNRVFTRFWRGSKRGGTGLGLYIVKGIVEAHGGTITVGRAPGGGAEFRFTLPVSVPAYLT; the protein is encoded by the coding sequence ATGAGTGTCGGCACGAGGAGCGCGCAAGGCGTGTCCGAGGCCTGTACCGGTGGTCCCGCCGAGCTCGGCATCGATCCCGACCAGCTGCCCGACGGCCTCGTCGTCGCGGACGAGCAGGGCCGCGTGATCTGCTTCAACGCCGCCGCGGCCCGGATCACCGCACTTCCCGCCGAGGACGCCCTCGGACAGCGGCTGGAGAAGGCCCTCCCGTTAGAGGACCTGGAGGGGCGGCGCTGGTGGCAGCTGACCGACCCGTACGGCGGCCTCGCCATCCGCAGACGGCAGCCGGAGCGGAATCTGCTGCTGCCCGGCGGCCGTGAGGTCCTCGTCTCCGCCACCTATGTGCGCACCGAACCCACCGGACCCGTCCACCGCGTCGTCGTCAGCCTGCGTGACACCGAGGCCCGCCGCCGTACCGAACGCAGCCACGCCGAGCTGATCGCCATCGTGGCCCATGAGCTCAGGTCCCCGCTCACCTCCGTCAAGGGCTTCACCGCGACCCTCCTCGCCAAGTGGGAGAGGTTCACCGACGACCAGAAGCGGCTGATGCTGGAGACCGTCGACGCGGACGCCGACCGCGTCACCCGGCTCATCGCCGAACTGCTGGACATCTCCCGCATCGACTCCGGGCGCCTCGAACTCAGGCGCCAGCCCGTCGACATCGGCGCCGCCGTCGGACGCCACATCCAGGCCTACGTCGCCGCGGGCCTCGCCGCCGACCGGTTCCTGCTGCGTCTGGAGCAGCCGCTGCCCGCCCTGTGGGCCGATCCCGACAAGATCGACCAGGTGCTCAGCAACCTGCTGGAAAATGCCGTGCGGCACGGCGAGGGAACCGTCACTATCGACATCACGCCCACGGCGTCCCCCCGCGAGGGCGAGGACATCGGCACGTCGGTCACGGTGAGCGACGAGGGCCCCGGCATCCCGGAGGAGTCCATGAACCGCGTCTTCACCCGCTTCTGGCGGGGCAGCAAGCGCGGCGGCACCGGACTCGGGCTGTACATCGTCAAGGGCATCGTCGAAGCCCACGGCGGCACCATCACGGTCGGCCGCGCCCCGGGCGGCGGCGCCGAGTTCCGATTTACGTTGCCCGTGAGCGTTCCGGCCTATCTCACCTGA
- the rpmI gene encoding 50S ribosomal protein L35, producing the protein MPKNKTHSGSSKRFKITGSGKVLRERAGKRHYLEHKSSRVTRRLTGNAEMAPGDAKKIKKLLGK; encoded by the coding sequence ATGCCGAAGAACAAGACGCACAGCGGTTCCAGCAAGCGCTTCAAGATCACCGGCTCCGGCAAGGTGCTCCGCGAGCGCGCCGGCAAGCGCCACTACCTCGAGCACAAGTCGTCCCGCGTGACGCGTCGCCTCACCGGCAACGCCGAGATGGCCCCGGGCGACGCCAAGAAGATCAAGAAGCTTCTCGGCAAGTGA
- a CDS encoding transcriptional regulator, whose translation MQPNTLLDAILDEAGISHAGLAAHVNQAGRARGLALRYEHTAVARWLKGQRPRGQVPDLMCEVLAGRLRRPVTLDDIGLGVPGEPSVPHGTSLSGFVERATALWRSDEQQRPHILGAPAVTGTPAVMPVWEWENPPEDVDVSRGGRHRVTAADLEMLRSARTHYEQMYRKAGGIATRARIVGFLNAEAAPLLRGSYTDETGRQLHRATGGLVAVAGICAYDSDAHGLAQRYFHQALRLAKASGDRGLGAYVIALLVNQSLFMREYRQAVAFAEAALRAAGKHITPALACDLYAMQAKAYAHLGDGTTAMSCIRRAEQAAERIRRGYEPDETGYVQPGLVNVQVAEALLSLGELAAAAAHAAAAVGNPAHDRGRVHRLAMLSTIELRQGNADKAVATAVQMAEQARGMESQRLRDRLRAVREHLLRSGCAGTAEAAELIDGALRVPM comes from the coding sequence ATGCAGCCCAATACTCTGCTCGACGCGATCCTCGACGAAGCCGGGATCTCGCACGCGGGGCTTGCCGCACATGTGAATCAGGCCGGGAGGGCACGCGGCCTCGCGCTTAGGTACGAACACACCGCCGTGGCACGGTGGTTGAAGGGCCAGCGCCCCCGAGGTCAGGTCCCCGACCTGATGTGCGAGGTGCTCGCGGGCCGGCTCCGACGCCCCGTCACCCTCGACGACATCGGCCTCGGCGTGCCCGGCGAACCGTCCGTCCCGCACGGCACCTCCCTGTCCGGTTTCGTCGAGCGGGCCACCGCCCTGTGGCGCTCCGACGAACAGCAGCGCCCGCACATCCTGGGCGCCCCCGCGGTCACCGGCACACCCGCCGTCATGCCCGTGTGGGAGTGGGAGAACCCGCCGGAGGACGTCGACGTGTCGCGCGGCGGCCGGCACCGGGTCACCGCGGCCGACCTCGAGATGCTGCGCTCGGCCCGCACCCACTACGAGCAGATGTACCGCAAGGCCGGCGGCATCGCGACCCGCGCCCGGATCGTCGGCTTCCTCAACGCCGAGGCCGCCCCACTGCTGCGCGGCAGCTACACCGACGAGACGGGCCGTCAACTGCACCGCGCCACCGGCGGACTCGTCGCGGTCGCCGGCATCTGCGCCTACGACTCCGACGCGCACGGCCTGGCTCAGCGCTACTTCCACCAGGCGCTGCGGCTCGCCAAGGCCAGCGGCGACCGGGGACTCGGCGCGTACGTCATCGCGCTGCTCGTCAACCAGTCCCTGTTCATGCGGGAGTACCGCCAGGCCGTCGCCTTCGCCGAGGCCGCGCTGCGCGCCGCGGGCAAGCACATCACCCCGGCGCTCGCCTGCGACCTCTACGCGATGCAGGCCAAGGCGTACGCCCACCTCGGCGACGGCACGACCGCCATGTCCTGCATCAGGCGGGCCGAGCAGGCCGCCGAACGCATCCGGCGCGGATACGAGCCGGACGAGACCGGCTATGTCCAGCCGGGCCTCGTCAACGTCCAGGTGGCGGAGGCGCTCCTCAGCCTCGGCGAACTCGCCGCCGCGGCCGCGCATGCAGCGGCCGCCGTGGGCAACCCGGCCCACGACCGCGGCCGGGTGCACCGGCTCGCCATGCTCAGCACGATCGAACTGCGCCAGGGCAACGCCGACAAGGCGGTGGCCACCGCCGTGCAGATGGCGGAGCAGGCGCGGGGAATGGAGTCGCAGCGCCTGCGCGACAGGCTCAGAGCGGTTCGCGAGCATCTGCTCCGGAGCGGCTGCGCGGGAACGGCCGAGGCAGCCGAACTGATCGACGGGGCGCTGCGCGTACCGATGTAG